One genomic window of Entelurus aequoreus isolate RoL-2023_Sb linkage group LG07, RoL_Eaeq_v1.1, whole genome shotgun sequence includes the following:
- the LOC133652971 gene encoding galactose-specific lectin nattectin-like — MAVALRVFFLLCSLMTGGLCAAPPIEAPACPTGWTRLDCRCFIFQAGPATFAEAEAACQAIDGNLASLRNSLENALAYQLVKDANSGAIPDTWIGLFDSVDEGNFFWVDGSKSSFRNFRSGQPDDFEGAEDCVEIHRVEERWNDDGCGDSRAYLCSLDLY; from the exons ATGGCCGTTGCTCTTCGCGTGTTCTTCCTCCTTTGCAGTCTGATGACCGGTGGC TTGTGTGCCGCACCTCCAATTGAAG CTCCGGCGTGTCCTACAGGCTGGACTCGGCTCGATTGTCGCTGCTTCATCTTCCAAGCAGGTCCCGCGACATTTGCAGAAGCAGAG GCAGCGTGCCAAGCGATAGATGGCAACTTGGCTTCCCTCCGAAATAGTCTGGAAAATGCTCTGGCTTATCAGCTGGTGAAGGATGCTAACAGCGGTGCTATCCCTGACACCTGGATCGGACTCTTTGACTCTGTTGAT GAAGGAAACTTCTTTTGGGTCGATGGCTCCAAGTCTAGCTTCAGGAACTTCAGAAGCGGTCAGCCAGACGACTTCGAAGGCGCAGAAGACTGCGTAGAGATTCACCGCGTCG AGGAAAGATGGAACGACGATGGATGCGGTGATTCCCGCGCTTATCTCTGCTCGTTGGATCTTTATTAG